The following proteins come from a genomic window of Lemur catta isolate mLemCat1 chromosome 4, mLemCat1.pri, whole genome shotgun sequence:
- the LOC123637064 gene encoding 60S ribosomal protein L23a-like gives MALKVKKEAPAPPKAKAEAKSKALKAKKSALKGVYSHKKKTRMSPTCRQPKTLELQRQSKYPQKSAPRRNKLDHYAIIKFPLTTEWAMKKIEDSNTPVFIVDVKANKHQIKQAVRKLYDTDVAKVNTLISPDGEKKAYVLLAPDYDALDVANKIGIIPLTNSKYMYLFTLKNKA, from the coding sequence ATGGCGCTGAAGGTGAAGAAGGAAGCTCCTGCCCCACCCAAAGCCAAAGCTGAAGCCAAATCAAAGGCTTTGAAGGCCAAGAAGTCAGCGCTAAAAGGCGTCTACAGCCACAAAAAGAAGACCCGTATGTCACCCACCTGCCGGCAGCCAAAGACACTGGAGCTCCAGAGGCAGTCCAAATATCCTCAGAAGAGCGCCCCCAGGAGAAACAAGCTTGACCACTACGCCATCATCAAGTTCCCCTTGACCACTGAGTGGGCCATGAAGAAGATAGAAGACAGCAACACACCTGTGTTCATTGTGGATGTCAAAGCCAACAAGCACCAGATCAAACAGGCTGTGAGGAAGCTCTATGACACTGATGTGGCCAAGGTCAACACCCTCATCAGCCCTGATGGAGAGAAGAAGGCATATGTTCTACTGGCTCCTGATTACGATGCCTTGGATGTTGCCAACAAAATTGGGATCATCCCACTGactaattctaaatatatgtatcttttcaccttaaaaaataaagcctga
- the DGUOK gene encoding deoxyguanosine kinase, mitochondrial isoform X3 — protein sequence MRGAGPEGSPSKATLACAAQSLGNLLDMMYQEPARWSYTFQTFSFMSRLKVQLEPFPEKNPVQIFERSVYSDRYIFAKNLFENGSLNDIEWHIYQDWHSFLLQEFASRLILHGFIYLQATPQVCLKRLHLRAREEEKGIELAYLEQLHGQHETWFIHKTTKLHFEALLNIPVLVLDVNDDFSEEVTKQEELMRKVNTFVKNL from the exons GCCTGTGCCGCCCAAAGTCTTGGAAACTTGCTGGATATGATGTACCAGGAGCCAGCACGATGGTCCTACACATTCCAGACATTTTCCTTTATGAGCCGCCTCAAAGTCCAGTTGGAGCCCTTCCCTGAGAAGAACCCAGTACAGATCTTTGAGAGGTCTGTGTACAGTGACAG GTATATCTTTGCAAAGAATCTTTTTGAAAATGGTTCCCTCAATGACATCGAATGGCATATCTATCAGGACTGGCATTCTTTTCTCCTGCAGGAGTTTGCCAGCCGGCTCATATTACATGGCTTCATCTACCTCCAGGCTACTCCCCAG GTTTGCTTGAAGAGACTACACCTGagggccagggaggaagagaaaggaattgaGCTGGCCTATCTCGAGCAGCTTCATGGTCAACACGAAACCTGGTTTATTCACAAGACAACTAA GCTCCACTTTGAGGCTCTGCTGAACATTCCAGTGCTGGTATTGGATGTCAATGATGATTTTTCTGAAGAAGTAACCAAACAAGAAGAACTCATGAGAAAG GTAAACACTTTTGTAAAGAATCTGTAA